A DNA window from Microcystis aeruginosa NIES-843 contains the following coding sequences:
- the lepA gene encoding translation elongation factor 4, producing the protein MTDVPVSRIRNFSIIAHIDHGKSTLADRLLQITGTVAQREMKEQFLDNMDLERERGITIKLQAARMDYTAKDGQKYVLNLIDTPGHVDFSYEVSRSLAACEGALLVVDASQGVEAQTLANVYLALENNLEIIPVLNKIDLPSAEPERVAAEIEEVVGLDCSEAIRASAKAGIGINDILESIVQLVPPPQDTLEEPFRALIFDSYYDAYRGVIVYFRVMDGRVKKGDKIRFMASGKEFVIDELGILSPQQVQVNELHAGEVGYLAAAIKTVADARVGDTITLTAKPAQEPLPGYTEAKPMVFCGLFPTDADQYADLKDALEKLKLNDAALSYEPETSSAMGFGFRCGFLGLLHMEIVQERLEREYNLDLITTAPSVVYQVTTTDGEIVEVDNPSLLPSPQKREKIEEPYIQVEMITPETYVGALMELCQSRRGVFKDMRYFTKTRTALIYELPLAEVVTDFFDQLKSRSRGYASMEYQLIGYRENELVKLDIMVNGDPVDALAMIVHRDKAYYVGRALTEKLKELIPRHQFKVPIQAAIGSKIIASEHIPALRKDVLAKCYGGDISRKKKLLDKQAKGKKRMKAIGTVDVPQEAFMAVLKLDPQ; encoded by the coding sequence ATGACTGACGTTCCCGTTTCTCGCATTCGCAATTTTTCCATCATCGCTCATATCGATCATGGTAAATCAACTCTCGCCGATCGCCTCCTGCAAATTACGGGAACCGTAGCCCAACGGGAGATGAAAGAACAATTTCTCGATAATATGGACTTGGAACGGGAACGAGGTATCACCATCAAGTTACAGGCGGCACGCATGGATTATACCGCTAAGGATGGTCAAAAATACGTTCTTAATCTGATTGATACCCCCGGCCATGTGGATTTTTCCTACGAGGTTTCTCGGTCTCTAGCGGCGTGCGAGGGAGCTTTATTAGTTGTGGATGCGTCCCAAGGAGTAGAGGCGCAAACTTTAGCCAATGTTTACCTAGCACTGGAAAATAACCTCGAAATTATCCCAGTTTTAAATAAAATCGACCTACCCAGTGCCGAACCGGAACGAGTCGCGGCGGAAATCGAGGAAGTGGTGGGTTTAGACTGTAGTGAGGCGATTCGGGCCTCGGCTAAGGCTGGGATCGGTATTAATGATATTCTAGAGTCGATCGTCCAATTAGTTCCCCCTCCCCAAGATACCCTCGAAGAACCCTTCCGAGCTTTAATTTTTGATAGTTATTACGACGCTTATCGAGGAGTAATTGTCTATTTCCGCGTCATGGATGGTCGGGTGAAAAAGGGCGATAAAATTCGTTTTATGGCTTCTGGTAAAGAATTTGTGATCGATGAATTGGGAATTTTATCACCGCAACAGGTACAGGTAAATGAACTGCACGCGGGAGAAGTGGGTTATCTGGCAGCCGCGATTAAAACCGTCGCTGATGCCCGGGTGGGTGATACGATTACTCTAACCGCTAAACCAGCACAAGAGCCTTTACCCGGTTATACAGAAGCAAAACCGATGGTTTTCTGCGGATTATTCCCCACCGATGCTGATCAGTACGCCGATCTCAAAGATGCGCTGGAAAAGTTAAAATTAAACGATGCAGCTCTATCCTACGAACCGGAAACTTCTAGTGCCATGGGTTTTGGTTTCCGTTGCGGTTTCTTGGGACTGCTACACATGGAAATCGTCCAGGAAAGACTAGAAAGGGAATATAACTTAGATTTAATTACCACTGCTCCCTCGGTAGTTTATCAGGTCACTACCACCGATGGCGAAATTGTCGAGGTGGATAATCCTAGTTTGTTACCTTCCCCACAAAAACGGGAAAAAATTGAGGAACCTTATATCCAAGTGGAAATGATTACTCCGGAAACCTATGTAGGCGCTTTGATGGAATTATGTCAAAGTCGTCGGGGAGTTTTCAAGGATATGCGTTATTTTACTAAAACTCGCACCGCTTTGATTTATGAGTTACCTTTAGCGGAAGTGGTGACAGACTTTTTTGATCAATTAAAATCTCGATCGCGCGGTTATGCTAGTATGGAATATCAATTAATTGGCTATCGGGAAAATGAGCTAGTTAAATTAGATATTATGGTCAATGGTGATCCCGTTGATGCTTTAGCGATGATCGTTCACCGGGATAAAGCTTATTATGTTGGTCGCGCTTTAACTGAAAAGTTAAAAGAGTTAATTCCCCGGCATCAATTTAAGGTTCCCATTCAAGCAGCTATTGGTTCTAAAATTATCGCTAGTGAACATATTCCCGCTTTAAGAAAGGATGTCTTAGCTAAGTGTTATGGTGGTGATATTAGCCGCAAGAAAAAGCTGTTAGACAAGCAAGCAAAAGGGAAGAAACGGATGAAAGCGATCGGAACTGTTGATGTACCCCAGGAGGCATTTATGGCAGTCCTAAAACTCGATCCTCAGTAA
- a CDS encoding type II toxin-antitoxin system CcdA family antitoxin has translation MNDNATPTQRTAEKVEIAIHLDSEVLEQIKHLTNDPSRIIETAIKQWLRGEKQPDEDLTRHLRRNPPVPPKGEWND, from the coding sequence ATGAACGACAATGCTACACCGACTCAGCGCACGGCGGAGAAAGTTGAAATCGCTATTCACCTTGACTCGGAAGTTTTAGAACAGATTAAACACCTGACTAACGATCCTAGTCGCATTATCGAAACAGCGATTAAACAGTGGCTAAGAGGAGAGAAACAACCGGATGAGGACTTAACCCGTCATCTTCGACGCAATCCCCCCGTACCACCCAAAGGGGAATGGAATGACTAA
- a CDS encoding N-6 DNA methylase, translating into MPLNKQAILDDIFRKAPPLNSEDDCAENVVIPFIMRLGYDRNQIRRKVSITGTSGHRFRKQADIVVYIGERPALVVETKRIQHRLSEEDVNQALSYAQLLEPSTPIAVLTNGRDWEIYYLDRDDIGGLESVPEPQELESTILTVSSNVVQLEKRQAAERLLVTIENKGDLEIAFRECRKELAKEGLIAESAFDELTKILTCKFNEEKRDAEGLAPNRFTSSWLLGSGPLAALQQMFTDAKQTFNVFPTGTQIQIRSNETVEKIVRELEPFGLYGFKTPLGLAGAGGDVVGSVYEAFLTGTLRGDLGQYLTPRQLVEFMVEIADIKIGEKVLDLSCGSGGFLIRAFINVRKKIRFLDSSQDEKDHLVSNLVTNNLWGIEINPRLATLCRINMILHGDGYEHIYTGDSIREDVFENTDGRRTDFLNIEQNNAAMFDVILINPPFNIPYEDSATLNRYYLGRGKAAQGSDYLVLERAIRLLKPETGRLLVILPHGVASGVSETEVRNFVKSRTHIHGCISLPVGSFKPFGGSNARTCVLYLKKTTGDNKKRFLAQAEHVGYDITSKYYRETDLNDLPVIAEAYHRVKLELQ; encoded by the coding sequence ATGCCGTTGAATAAACAGGCTATCTTAGATGACATTTTTCGCAAAGCACCACCGTTGAACTCTGAGGACGACTGTGCTGAGAATGTTGTTATTCCTTTCATAATGAGGCTTGGTTACGACAGGAACCAGATACGTCGAAAAGTCTCAATCACTGGAACTTCAGGACATAGATTTAGAAAGCAAGCTGATATCGTTGTTTATATTGGGGAACGTCCGGCTCTTGTGGTTGAAACCAAGCGTATTCAGCATCGATTGAGCGAGGAGGATGTTAACCAAGCGCTTTCCTATGCTCAACTTCTTGAACCATCTACACCAATTGCAGTTCTGACTAATGGACGTGATTGGGAGATTTATTATTTGGATAGAGACGATATTGGCGGATTAGAATCCGTTCCTGAACCGCAAGAGCTTGAAAGCACAATACTTACTGTCTCTAGCAATGTAGTTCAATTGGAAAAGCGACAAGCTGCTGAGCGACTTTTAGTAACTATTGAAAATAAAGGTGACTTAGAAATAGCATTTAGGGAATGTCGAAAAGAGTTAGCTAAAGAAGGACTCATTGCCGAGTCTGCATTTGATGAGCTAACTAAAATTCTCACTTGTAAGTTTAACGAAGAGAAAAGAGATGCTGAAGGCCTTGCACCCAATCGCTTTACATCTTCCTGGCTTCTTGGCAGTGGACCTCTAGCTGCTTTACAGCAAATGTTTACTGACGCAAAACAGACTTTTAATGTATTCCCTACGGGAACTCAAATTCAAATTAGAAGCAACGAAACTGTTGAAAAAATTGTTCGTGAATTAGAGCCTTTTGGTCTTTATGGTTTTAAGACACCACTTGGCTTGGCTGGAGCAGGAGGAGATGTAGTTGGTTCTGTTTATGAGGCCTTTCTTACTGGAACACTCCGAGGGGACTTAGGACAGTATTTAACCCCAAGACAATTAGTTGAGTTCATGGTTGAGATAGCTGATATAAAAATTGGAGAAAAAGTCCTTGATTTATCATGCGGAAGTGGTGGCTTTCTTATTAGAGCGTTTATTAATGTCCGCAAAAAAATTCGATTTCTTGATTCTAGCCAAGATGAAAAAGATCATTTAGTTAGTAATCTTGTCACGAATAATCTATGGGGAATTGAGATAAATCCTCGGTTAGCCACTTTATGTCGAATAAATATGATTTTACATGGTGATGGCTATGAACATATTTATACAGGAGATTCAATTAGAGAAGATGTTTTTGAGAATACAGATGGACGCAGAACTGATTTTTTAAATATTGAGCAAAATAACGCAGCAATGTTTGATGTAATTCTCATTAATCCCCCGTTCAATATACCCTATGAAGATTCTGCTACTTTAAACCGGTATTATCTAGGACGAGGTAAAGCTGCTCAAGGTTCAGACTATTTGGTTCTTGAGAGAGCAATTCGACTATTAAAGCCTGAAACTGGACGTTTGCTAGTTATTTTGCCCCATGGTGTTGCCAGCGGAGTTTCCGAGACTGAAGTTCGCAACTTTGTGAAATCTCGTACACATATTCATGGTTGTATAAGCTTACCTGTCGGATCATTTAAGCCGTTTGGGGGGTCTAATGCTAGAACCTGTGTTTTGTATCTCAAGAAGACTACTGGAGACAATAAAAAGCGTTTTTTAGCACAAGCAGAACACGTTGGCTATGACATTACCTCAAAATATTATAGAGAAACTGATCTCAATGATTTACCTGTTATCGCGGAAGCCTATCATAGAGTAAAACTAGAATTGCAATGA
- a CDS encoding restriction endonuclease subunit S translates to MTIELIKPDPLILTITEESARSIDTVDAGAAYTQYLHEQIGEFEQQPLGNFVDVVSRSVNPRSSRYAGQIFEYIDLREVDDIYGYILTLKLNQGNEIGSTKHRFQKNDILFAKIMPSLANKKIALVTQDVTNAVASTEFIVLRKKSQAEINLYYLFRALRSDHFTRQATANVTGATGRQRISPSRLLELQIIVPPEEIQTQIGDAVEQEFTLRTLAAEQSKKADDLAQLVLGNLTLRTDS, encoded by the coding sequence ATGACTATCGAGTTAATTAAACCAGACCCTTTAATATTAACAATCACTGAAGAATCAGCCCGTAGTATCGATACAGTTGATGCTGGTGCAGCTTATACACAATATTTGCATGAGCAAATAGGTGAGTTTGAACAGCAGCCTTTAGGAAACTTTGTAGATGTTGTATCAAGAAGCGTTAATCCACGCTCTAGTAGATATGCTGGTCAAATATTTGAATATATAGATTTACGAGAAGTAGATGATATTTATGGCTATATATTAACTCTTAAACTTAATCAAGGAAATGAGATTGGAAGTACAAAACATCGCTTTCAAAAGAATGACATTCTCTTCGCCAAGATCATGCCCAGCTTGGCCAACAAAAAGATTGCGCTAGTAACTCAAGATGTAACTAACGCAGTAGCTTCAACTGAATTTATTGTTTTGCGAAAAAAATCACAAGCCGAGATTAATCTTTATTACCTTTTTCGGGCTTTACGTTCTGATCATTTTACCCGACAAGCGACAGCAAACGTTACTGGTGCAACGGGGCGACAGAGAATTAGCCCGTCTAGATTACTAGAATTACAAATAATTGTTCCCCCAGAAGAGATTCAAACACAAATTGGAGATGCTGTCGAACAAGAGTTTACGCTAAGGACATTGGCGGCAGAACAATCAAAGAAAGCTGATGACTTAGCTCAGCTTGTACTTGGTAATCTAACTCTTAGAACCGACAGCTAG
- a CDS encoding IS5-like element ISMae4 family transposase, with product MFISKIMDYQNLSDEQFKRRFGVYKQTYRKMVESVKSVEADSNSPSKRGPKPKLSIEEQVLVTLEYWREYRTYFHIGTSWELSESTICRIVNKTEKMLLQSGNFRLKGKKALLNQAEIPVITVMDVTETPIERPQKKQKDFFSGKRGYHTLKSQLVADQNTKEIICVFCGKGRGHDFSLFKKSRVRFHPLTTSIEDSGYQGIAAYHSNSYTPKKKSKNRKLTELEKEYNKALAKERIIIEPINRKLKIFKILSCKYRNRRRRYSLRVNLLAAIYNCELGIGIAAS from the coding sequence ATGTTTATTAGCAAAATTATGGATTATCAAAACTTATCAGATGAACAATTCAAACGCCGTTTCGGTGTGTATAAACAAACCTATAGAAAGATGGTAGAATCAGTAAAAAGTGTTGAAGCCGACTCTAATTCACCATCTAAAAGGGGACCGAAACCTAAACTATCTATAGAAGAACAAGTTTTAGTAACGTTAGAATATTGGCGAGAATATAGAACATATTTTCACATTGGTACAAGCTGGGAACTATCAGAATCAACTATATGTCGGATTGTAAATAAGACGGAAAAAATGCTTTTACAATCGGGAAACTTCCGTTTAAAAGGAAAAAAAGCTTTACTCAATCAAGCAGAGATACCGGTCATAACGGTAATGGATGTAACGGAAACTCCCATTGAACGCCCCCAAAAGAAACAGAAAGATTTTTTTTCGGGTAAAAGAGGTTATCATACTTTAAAATCCCAATTAGTAGCTGATCAAAATACAAAGGAAATTATCTGTGTCTTTTGTGGGAAAGGTAGAGGTCATGATTTTAGTTTATTTAAAAAAAGTCGAGTTCGTTTTCATCCTTTAACTACCAGCATAGAAGACAGTGGTTATCAGGGAATAGCTGCATACCATAGTAATAGTTATACACCGAAAAAGAAATCGAAAAATAGAAAATTAACAGAGTTAGAAAAAGAGTATAACAAGGCTTTAGCCAAAGAAAGGATTATCATTGAACCTATAAATAGGAAACTCAAAATCTTTAAAATCTTATCCTGTAAATATCGGAATCGTCGTCGAAGATATAGTTTAAGAGTTAACTTGTTGGCGGCTATTTATAACTGTGAGTTAGGGATAGGTATAGCAGCTTCTTAA
- a CDS encoding DUF3782 domain-containing protein, which translates to MSDAVTIADIYKLFERTEAQFAEFQKEADRRSAEADRRSAEADRRSAEADRRREEANRTMEELKKQVQETTKAVNNLTTRWGRFVEEMVEPAVVRLFQERGIDVTQTMSRLKSKRSGAAMEIDIVAVNGSELVAVECKSRLSRDDVDDFVSRLQRFKVAFPQFREFRVYGAVAGIEIDQGIDVYAYRRGLFVIKQSGETVKIINDTQFQPLGFA; encoded by the coding sequence ATGTCAGACGCTGTAACGATCGCCGATATTTACAAGTTATTTGAAAGAACTGAGGCCCAATTTGCCGAGTTTCAAAAGGAAGCTGATCGCCGCAGTGCCGAAGCCGATCGCCGCAGTGCCGAAGCTGATCGCCGCAGTGCCGAAGCTGATCGCCGCAGAGAGGAAGCTAATCGCACGATGGAAGAATTAAAAAAACAGGTACAAGAAACGACCAAAGCTGTTAATAACCTAACAACACGCTGGGGCAGATTCGTTGAAGAAATGGTAGAGCCTGCGGTTGTGCGTTTATTTCAGGAACGGGGCATTGATGTCACCCAAACGATGAGTCGCTTGAAAAGTAAGCGTTCTGGGGCGGCAATGGAGATTGATATTGTGGCGGTGAATGGGAGCGAGTTGGTGGCTGTGGAATGTAAATCTCGACTGTCGAGGGATGATGTAGATGATTTTGTCAGCCGATTACAGCGATTTAAGGTTGCTTTCCCCCAATTTCGAGAGTTTCGGGTTTATGGGGCAGTGGCAGGCATTGAAATTGATCAGGGGATAGATGTCTATGCCTATCGGCGCGGTTTGTTTGTGATTAAGCAGTCGGGGGAAACGGTTAAAATTATCAATGATACTCAGTTTCAACCTTTGGGTTTTGCTTAA
- a CDS encoding BRCT domain-containing protein, which translates to MLNELIYEGLGLSAVFGGLFLWSRSGLVSKNTALLAAQAQLQQSSSDLLAQVKGLDVAQSELKDENQQLHAKIIHIEQHSAQLQHKATDLENSLQSLQQAVHIGEGEIEHLKTTAKEIEAEKAGLMEQLEGEKAQITSLEAQIQTLEQQKGEINRQFDLTKKQTTSLYSQIQTLEQDKTLLQQELEKAEELRAKVADLEYKNQELSDLAAQIPSLQGQIQTLEQNLAHQTEHYERGQQEIASLQGQITGLEQEKKSLSEDLAASQTRSLSLGQECDNLTIKLQETVAQVTAITAEKDSLGAHLEAAKLELQALAAQKGELSAELSTAAEKIANLEGQLQELTQLPQQLADSQATIANLEGQLQELTQLPQQLADSQAKIADLEGQLQELTQLPQQLADSQATIANLEGQLQELTQLPQQLETYRENISNLEIQLHQLSSEKDQLETTTSRHIEELSQQNRQLTQDLEAQKTVAKALDKEKIKFEGELATKQKEIAALVVKIQNLQQERDDFSRQTAPIITNEPEAIISETPVVEEPETTPVIAEETPVVAAEKILVADTSLEVQPAAEIVQTSQESAENTLRGKSVVILGTFSKISREKAKSLIINVGGTVTSSPSANTDYILLGKAPGEKLKKAQKLGIKTLSEAQFLQMVES; encoded by the coding sequence ATGCTCAACGAATTAATTTATGAAGGATTAGGTTTAAGTGCTGTTTTCGGAGGACTATTCCTCTGGTCGCGCTCTGGTCTCGTCAGCAAAAATACCGCCCTTTTAGCCGCACAAGCGCAATTACAGCAAAGTAGCTCAGATTTGTTGGCTCAAGTCAAGGGTTTAGACGTGGCGCAATCAGAGTTAAAAGACGAAAATCAGCAGCTGCACGCCAAAATAATTCACATAGAACAACATTCCGCCCAATTACAGCACAAAGCTACGGATTTAGAAAATTCTCTCCAGTCCCTCCAGCAAGCTGTCCATATAGGTGAGGGTGAAATCGAACACCTGAAAACCACCGCTAAGGAAATAGAAGCGGAGAAAGCTGGTCTGATGGAGCAATTAGAGGGAGAAAAAGCCCAAATTACTAGCCTAGAGGCACAGATTCAAACTTTAGAGCAGCAAAAAGGTGAAATTAACCGTCAATTTGATTTGACCAAAAAACAGACCACCTCTCTCTATAGTCAAATTCAGACCCTAGAACAGGATAAAACTCTCTTACAGCAAGAGCTAGAAAAAGCCGAGGAATTAAGGGCAAAAGTGGCCGATTTAGAGTATAAAAACCAAGAATTAAGCGATTTAGCCGCTCAAATTCCCAGCTTGCAAGGTCAAATTCAAACCTTAGAACAGAATCTGGCTCACCAAACAGAACATTATGAGCGAGGACAGCAAGAAATAGCCAGCTTACAGGGTCAAATTACCGGGTTAGAACAGGAAAAAAAGTCTCTCAGCGAAGATTTAGCCGCAAGTCAAACTCGATCGCTCTCTTTAGGCCAAGAATGCGACAATTTAACTATAAAACTCCAAGAAACCGTCGCTCAAGTGACAGCCATAACCGCCGAAAAGGACAGTCTCGGTGCTCATCTCGAAGCAGCTAAACTGGAGTTACAAGCTTTAGCGGCCCAGAAAGGGGAATTATCGGCAGAATTAAGCACTGCTGCCGAAAAAATTGCTAATTTAGAAGGGCAATTACAGGAATTAACCCAGTTACCGCAACAATTGGCCGATTCTCAGGCAACAATTGCTAATTTAGAAGGGCAATTACAGGAATTAACCCAGTTACCGCAACAATTGGCTGATTCTCAGGCAAAAATTGCTGATTTAGAAGGGCAATTACAGGAATTAACCCAGTTACCGCAACAATTGGCTGATTCTCAGGCAACAATTGCTAATTTAGAAGGGCAATTACAGGAATTAACCCAGTTACCGCAACAGCTAGAAACCTATCGGGAAAACATTTCTAATTTAGAGATTCAACTACACCAGTTAAGTTCCGAAAAAGACCAATTAGAAACCACAACTTCCCGTCATATCGAGGAATTAAGCCAACAAAATCGCCAACTAACTCAAGATTTAGAAGCCCAAAAAACGGTAGCTAAAGCTTTAGATAAGGAAAAAATTAAGTTTGAGGGTGAGTTAGCAACTAAGCAAAAAGAAATCGCCGCTTTAGTGGTTAAAATTCAAAACCTACAACAAGAAAGAGACGATTTCTCTCGACAAACTGCTCCCATTATTACTAATGAACCAGAAGCAATTATTAGTGAAACTCCTGTAGTAGAAGAGCCGGAAACCACCCCGGTGATTGCCGAGGAAACTCCGGTAGTAGCAGCAGAAAAAATCCTGGTTGCCGATACGAGTTTAGAAGTGCAACCCGCAGCGGAGATAGTCCAAACGAGTCAAGAATCCGCCGAAAATACCCTAAGGGGAAAAAGCGTAGTTATACTAGGAACCTTCAGCAAAATCAGTCGCGAGAAAGCGAAATCATTGATTATTAATGTCGGTGGTACTGTTACCAGTTCCCCCAGTGCGAACACTGATTATATTCTCCTCGGTAAAGCCCCCGGTGAGAAACTCAAAAAGGCTCAAAAATTAGGCATAAAAACCCTTTCAGAAGCCCAATTTCTGCAAATGGTAGAATCCTAA
- a CDS encoding NAD(P)-dependent oxidoreductase, translating into MSQKIAFLGLGVMGAPMTVNLVRRGFAVNAWNRTPEGPGITIAGAAGANIRSSIAAAVRDAEIVFTCVGDVPDVEAVILGPGGVMESAAVGTLVVDMSTIGSQAARMIGKKLEENNLRFLDAPVSGGDIGAKNGTLTIMVGGKEADFQTCLPCFQAMGKTIRWCGEIGNGQAVKLCNQVLGAVHMVALCEALKMAKIQGLDPNLVIEVCKTGAAGSWALENLGPKILAQDLQPAFMIEHILKDLRLVKETAQTAGEILPGTDLAETLFKVVAELDEGKGIKQGTQAMIRAYD; encoded by the coding sequence ATGAGTCAAAAAATTGCCTTTTTAGGATTAGGAGTGATGGGAGCGCCGATGACGGTTAATCTTGTCCGTCGAGGTTTTGCTGTCAATGCTTGGAATCGTACCCCAGAGGGGCCGGGGATAACCATTGCCGGGGCAGCTGGTGCGAACATTCGTTCTAGTATCGCCGCCGCCGTCAGGGATGCCGAGATTGTCTTTACCTGCGTCGGGGATGTGCCTGACGTGGAAGCGGTAATTTTAGGACCGGGGGGTGTCATGGAATCGGCAGCGGTGGGAACTCTGGTGGTGGATATGAGTACCATTGGCTCTCAAGCCGCTAGGATGATTGGTAAAAAGCTAGAGGAAAATAATCTCCGTTTTCTCGATGCTCCCGTCTCTGGGGGCGATATTGGGGCGAAAAACGGCACTTTAACTATTATGGTGGGAGGGAAAGAAGCGGATTTTCAGACTTGTCTGCCCTGTTTTCAAGCCATGGGCAAAACTATTCGCTGGTGTGGCGAAATCGGCAACGGACAAGCGGTAAAACTCTGTAATCAAGTCTTGGGGGCGGTTCACATGGTGGCGCTGTGTGAGGCTCTAAAAATGGCAAAAATTCAAGGATTAGACCCCAATTTAGTCATAGAAGTCTGTAAAACGGGGGCGGCGGGTTCTTGGGCTTTAGAAAATTTGGGACCAAAAATCCTCGCCCAAGATTTACAGCCAGCTTTTATGATTGAACATATTTTAAAAGATTTGCGATTAGTCAAAGAAACTGCCCAGACAGCCGGGGAAATTCTGCCCGGGACAGATTTAGCGGAAACTCTATTTAAAGTAGTAGCGGAATTGGACGAAGGCAAGGGAATTAAACAGGGAACCCAAGCGATGATTCGCGCCTACGATTAA
- a CDS encoding 4a-hydroxytetrahydrobiopterin dehydratase, producing MTELAQQKCQPYQSGSSPITAEEITALQAKIPDWNLLEYEGIPRLQKLYKFANFQGAIAFTNAVGEAAEKEGHHPALLTEWGKVTVSWWTHDVGGLHQNDFIMAARTDDIYRQQNA from the coding sequence ATGACCGAACTTGCTCAACAAAAATGTCAACCTTATCAATCGGGTTCTTCTCCTATCACTGCCGAGGAAATTACCGCTTTACAGGCTAAAATTCCCGATTGGAATCTCTTAGAATACGAGGGTATTCCCCGTCTGCAAAAACTCTATAAATTTGCCAATTTTCAAGGGGCAATCGCCTTTACTAATGCCGTGGGAGAAGCGGCGGAAAAAGAAGGCCATCACCCCGCTTTATTGACAGAATGGGGTAAAGTTACCGTTTCTTGGTGGACCCATGACGTGGGGGGATTACATCAAAATGATTTCATCATGGCTGCCCGTACCGATGATATTTATCGCCAACAAAATGCTTAA